A window of Streptomyces marispadix contains these coding sequences:
- a CDS encoding aldehyde dehydrogenase family protein: MAELYIDGEWTGAVSGGRRDVINPFDASVVTTVDDGDETDVDLAVRAAKRAFERADWAWAPSRRRADVLYRVHELLLRDLEQLARMETLDTGKTLAESRLDIEDIAGAFRYFSELVGKDAGRVVDVGPDVLSRVVYQPVGVCALIAPWNYPLLQASWKVAPALAAGNTFVLKPSETTPLTTIALIRLLEEAGTPPGVANLVLGAGATVGAAMSSHPEVDLVSFTGGLATGRKIMESAASGVKNIALELGGKNPNIVFDDADFDAALEYALDAAFLHSGQVCSAGSRLIVQYGVHDRFVTELASRAEAIRLGDGLEPLTEAGPLSSAEHRAKVEGYLEIARMDGARLVTGGRRPDDPELARGFFLLPTVYADCKPTMRIVQEEIFGPVVTVERFYTEEEAMELANDTRYGLAGGVWTNDAGRAQRVANRLRHGTVWINDFHPYVPQAEWGGFGRSGVGRELGPTGLREYQEAKHIYHNLSPTPSGWFKG; the protein is encoded by the coding sequence ATGGCCGAGCTGTACATCGACGGTGAGTGGACCGGGGCCGTCTCCGGCGGACGGCGGGACGTGATCAACCCGTTCGACGCCTCGGTCGTCACGACGGTCGACGACGGGGACGAGACCGACGTGGATCTGGCGGTACGTGCCGCCAAGCGGGCCTTCGAACGCGCCGACTGGGCCTGGGCGCCGAGCCGCCGCCGTGCCGACGTCCTCTACCGCGTACACGAGTTGCTGCTGCGCGACCTGGAGCAGCTCGCCCGCATGGAGACTCTCGACACCGGCAAGACCCTCGCCGAGTCGCGTCTCGACATCGAGGACATCGCGGGCGCCTTCCGCTACTTCTCGGAACTCGTCGGGAAGGATGCGGGCCGCGTCGTGGACGTCGGCCCCGACGTGCTGAGCAGGGTCGTGTACCAGCCCGTCGGCGTCTGCGCGCTGATCGCACCGTGGAACTACCCGCTGCTACAGGCGAGCTGGAAGGTCGCCCCGGCGCTCGCCGCGGGAAACACCTTCGTACTCAAGCCGAGCGAGACGACGCCGCTGACGACGATCGCCCTGATCAGGCTGCTGGAGGAGGCGGGCACCCCGCCCGGAGTGGCCAATCTGGTGCTCGGCGCGGGCGCCACCGTCGGCGCCGCGATGTCCTCGCACCCCGAGGTCGATCTCGTCTCCTTCACCGGGGGACTGGCCACCGGGCGGAAGATCATGGAGAGCGCCGCGTCGGGCGTGAAGAACATCGCCCTCGAACTGGGCGGCAAGAACCCCAACATCGTCTTCGACGACGCCGACTTCGACGCCGCGCTCGAATACGCACTGGACGCGGCCTTCCTCCACTCCGGCCAGGTCTGCTCCGCCGGTTCGCGGCTCATCGTCCAGTACGGCGTGCACGACCGCTTCGTGACCGAACTCGCCTCCAGGGCGGAGGCGATCCGCCTCGGCGACGGCCTCGAACCGCTCACCGAGGCCGGTCCCCTCAGCTCCGCCGAGCACCGGGCGAAGGTCGAGGGCTATCTGGAGATCGCACGCATGGACGGGGCACGGCTCGTCACCGGCGGACGGCGCCCCGACGATCCCGAACTCGCCCGCGGCTTCTTCCTGTTGCCCACCGTGTACGCGGACTGCAAGCCGACCATGCGGATCGTGCAGGAGGAGATCTTCGGGCCCGTGGTGACGGTGGAGCGCTTCTACACCGAGGAGGAGGCGATGGAGTTGGCCAACGACACCCGTTACGGGCTCGCCGGCGGCGTATGGACCAACGACGCCGGCCGCGCCCAGCGGGTGGCGAACCGGCTCCGCCACGGCACGGTGTGGATCAACGACTTCCATCCGTACGTACCGCAGGCCGAGTGGGGCGGCTTCGGCAGGTCGGGCGTCGGACGCGAACTCGGACCCACCGGGCTGCGGGAGTACCAGGAGGCGAAGCACATCTACCACAACCTCTCGCCGACGCCGTCGGGTTGGTTCAAGGGCTGA
- a CDS encoding MerR family transcriptional regulator, which translates to MSYSVGQVAAFAGVTVRTLHHYDEIGLLVPGERSHAGHRRYSDVDLDRLQQILFYRELGFSLEEVTALLDDPDADPREHLRRQHELLSSRIAKLQKMAAAVEQAMEARKMGIDLTPEEKFEVFGDFDPDQYAEETERRWGDTDAYRESQRRTSSYTKEDWLRIKEEGEEWTRAFVAVMDSGEGPESEAAMDLAEEHRQQICRNFYECPYEIHTGLGEMYVADERFTAYYEAIKTGMAEYLRDAILANAVRKS; encoded by the coding sequence ATGAGCTACTCCGTGGGACAGGTCGCCGCGTTCGCGGGCGTCACCGTACGCACGCTGCATCACTACGACGAGATCGGCCTGCTGGTGCCCGGCGAGCGGAGCCACGCGGGTCACCGCCGCTACAGCGACGTGGACCTGGACCGGCTTCAGCAGATCCTGTTCTACAGGGAGCTCGGCTTTTCGCTCGAAGAGGTGACGGCCCTGCTCGACGATCCCGACGCGGACCCGCGGGAGCATCTGCGGCGGCAGCACGAGCTGCTGAGTTCACGGATCGCGAAGTTGCAGAAGATGGCCGCCGCCGTCGAACAGGCGATGGAGGCAAGGAAGATGGGCATCGATCTCACGCCCGAGGAGAAGTTCGAGGTCTTCGGGGACTTCGACCCCGACCAGTACGCGGAGGAGACCGAGCGCCGCTGGGGCGACACGGACGCCTACCGCGAGTCGCAGCGCAGAACCTCCTCCTACACCAAGGAGGACTGGCTGCGGATCAAGGAGGAGGGCGAGGAGTGGACGCGGGCCTTCGTGGCGGTGATGGACAGCGGCGAAGGCCCCGAGTCCGAAGCGGCGATGGACCTCGCGGAGGAGCACCGGCAGCAGATCTGCCGCAACTTCTACGAGTGTCCTTACGAGATCCACACGGGACTCGGCGAGATGTACGTCGCCGACGAGCGCTTCACCGCGTACTACGAGGCGATCAAGACGGGGATGGCCGAGTATCTGCGGGACGCGATCCTCGCGAACGCCGTGCGGAAGTCCTGA